One part of the Heptranchias perlo isolate sHepPer1 chromosome 10, sHepPer1.hap1, whole genome shotgun sequence genome encodes these proteins:
- the pigh gene encoding phosphatidylinositol N-acetylglucosaminyltransferase subunit H isoform X2, protein MAANFKDVNGRGIVFEQQRHSPLCREFTVISPKLSLRSVIVHTAAVWLAAYAVFYGTQNTSVLSAAIIVTLLGMILHLHLFKIDQESLLIIGSVGLQMNTLYASGRESVSFIEMKKVKDIVINEAIYMKVIYYLCILLNEPGNPRGVSAVVPVFQWAGGYDRHWMRLQEFSVYKEETKRSISSRALKPVCFLTPRQQYTQVMSSVLFLK, encoded by the exons ATGGCGGCGAATTTCAAGGACGTTAACGGCCGCGGCATCGTCTTCGAGCAACAACGTCACTCCCCGCTGTGTCGCGAGTTCACCGTCATCTCCCCGAAGCTGTCGCTCCGCTCGGTGATCGTTCACACCGCCGCCGTCTGGCTCGCCGCCTACGCCGTCTTTTACGGcactcag AATACTTCAGTGCTCTCAGCTGCCATCATTGTGACTCTCCTTGGGATGATACTGCACCTCCATTTGTTTAAAATTGATCAGGAATCGTTGCTGATTATTGGTTCGGTTGGACTCCAGATGAACACCTTGTATGCCTCGGGCAGAGAGAGCGTGAGCTTCATCGAGATGAAGAAGGTGAAGGATATTGTGATCAACGAAGCCATTTATATG AAGGTTATCTATTACCTGTGCATACTACTGAACGAACCAGGAAACCCCAGGGGAGTGTCGGCGGTGGTACCAGTGTTCCAG TGGGCTGGAGGGTACGACAGGCACTGGATGCGACTGCAGGAGTTCAGCGTGTATAAAGAGGAAACCAAGCGCTCAATTTCATCCAGAGCGCTGAAGCCAGTTTGTTTCCTGACTCCCAGGCAGCAGTATACTCAAGTGATGAGCTCCGTTTTATTTTTGAAGTGA
- the pigh gene encoding phosphatidylinositol N-acetylglucosaminyltransferase subunit H isoform X4: MAANFKDVNGRGIVFEQQRHSPLCREFTVISPKLSLRSVIVHTAAVWLAAYAVFYGTQNTSVLSAAIIVTLLGMILHLHLFKIDQESLLIIGSVGLQMNTLYASGRESVSFIEMKKVKDIVINEAIYMKVIYYLCILLNEPGNPRGVSAVVPVFQSAKPRLDCLSQVYRSCQEILQQTQAEQ; the protein is encoded by the exons ATGGCGGCGAATTTCAAGGACGTTAACGGCCGCGGCATCGTCTTCGAGCAACAACGTCACTCCCCGCTGTGTCGCGAGTTCACCGTCATCTCCCCGAAGCTGTCGCTCCGCTCGGTGATCGTTCACACCGCCGCCGTCTGGCTCGCCGCCTACGCCGTCTTTTACGGcactcag AATACTTCAGTGCTCTCAGCTGCCATCATTGTGACTCTCCTTGGGATGATACTGCACCTCCATTTGTTTAAAATTGATCAGGAATCGTTGCTGATTATTGGTTCGGTTGGACTCCAGATGAACACCTTGTATGCCTCGGGCAGAGAGAGCGTGAGCTTCATCGAGATGAAGAAGGTGAAGGATATTGTGATCAACGAAGCCATTTATATG AAGGTTATCTATTACCTGTGCATACTACTGAACGAACCAGGAAACCCCAGGGGAGTGTCGGCGGTGGTACCAGTGTTCCAG AGTGCCAAACCACGTCTGGACTGTTTATCCCAGGTGTACAGAAGTTGCCAGGAAATCCTACAACAGACACAGGCTGAACAGTGA
- the pigh gene encoding phosphatidylinositol N-acetylglucosaminyltransferase subunit H isoform X5 → MAANFKDVNGRGIVFEQQRHSPLCREFTVISPKLSLRSVIVHTAAVWLAAYAVFYGTQNTSVLSAAIIVTLLGMILHLHLFKIDQESLLIIGSVGLQMNTLYASGRESVSFIEMKKVKDIVINEAIYMSAKPRLDCLSQVYRSCQEILQQTQAEQ, encoded by the exons ATGGCGGCGAATTTCAAGGACGTTAACGGCCGCGGCATCGTCTTCGAGCAACAACGTCACTCCCCGCTGTGTCGCGAGTTCACCGTCATCTCCCCGAAGCTGTCGCTCCGCTCGGTGATCGTTCACACCGCCGCCGTCTGGCTCGCCGCCTACGCCGTCTTTTACGGcactcag AATACTTCAGTGCTCTCAGCTGCCATCATTGTGACTCTCCTTGGGATGATACTGCACCTCCATTTGTTTAAAATTGATCAGGAATCGTTGCTGATTATTGGTTCGGTTGGACTCCAGATGAACACCTTGTATGCCTCGGGCAGAGAGAGCGTGAGCTTCATCGAGATGAAGAAGGTGAAGGATATTGTGATCAACGAAGCCATTTATATG AGTGCCAAACCACGTCTGGACTGTTTATCCCAGGTGTACAGAAGTTGCCAGGAAATCCTACAACAGACACAGGCTGAACAGTGA
- the pigh gene encoding phosphatidylinositol N-acetylglucosaminyltransferase subunit H isoform X3 yields the protein MAANFKDVNGRGIVFEQQRHSPLCREFTVISPKLSLRSVIVHTAAVWLAAYAVFYGTQNTSVLSAAIIVTLLGMILHLHLFKIDQESLLIIGSVGLQMNTLYASGRESVSFIEMKKVKDIVINEAIYMQKVIYYLCILLNEPGNPRGVSAVVPVFQSAKPRLDCLSQVYRSCQEILQQTQAEQ from the exons ATGGCGGCGAATTTCAAGGACGTTAACGGCCGCGGCATCGTCTTCGAGCAACAACGTCACTCCCCGCTGTGTCGCGAGTTCACCGTCATCTCCCCGAAGCTGTCGCTCCGCTCGGTGATCGTTCACACCGCCGCCGTCTGGCTCGCCGCCTACGCCGTCTTTTACGGcactcag AATACTTCAGTGCTCTCAGCTGCCATCATTGTGACTCTCCTTGGGATGATACTGCACCTCCATTTGTTTAAAATTGATCAGGAATCGTTGCTGATTATTGGTTCGGTTGGACTCCAGATGAACACCTTGTATGCCTCGGGCAGAGAGAGCGTGAGCTTCATCGAGATGAAGAAGGTGAAGGATATTGTGATCAACGAAGCCATTTATATG CAGAAGGTTATCTATTACCTGTGCATACTACTGAACGAACCAGGAAACCCCAGGGGAGTGTCGGCGGTGGTACCAGTGTTCCAG AGTGCCAAACCACGTCTGGACTGTTTATCCCAGGTGTACAGAAGTTGCCAGGAAATCCTACAACAGACACAGGCTGAACAGTGA
- the pigh gene encoding phosphatidylinositol N-acetylglucosaminyltransferase subunit H isoform X1 gives MAANFKDVNGRGIVFEQQRHSPLCREFTVISPKLSLRSVIVHTAAVWLAAYAVFYGTQNTSVLSAAIIVTLLGMILHLHLFKIDQESLLIIGSVGLQMNTLYASGRESVSFIEMKKVKDIVINEAIYMQKVIYYLCILLNEPGNPRGVSAVVPVFQWAGGYDRHWMRLQEFSVYKEETKRSISSRALKPVCFLTPRQQYTQVMSSVLFLK, from the exons ATGGCGGCGAATTTCAAGGACGTTAACGGCCGCGGCATCGTCTTCGAGCAACAACGTCACTCCCCGCTGTGTCGCGAGTTCACCGTCATCTCCCCGAAGCTGTCGCTCCGCTCGGTGATCGTTCACACCGCCGCCGTCTGGCTCGCCGCCTACGCCGTCTTTTACGGcactcag AATACTTCAGTGCTCTCAGCTGCCATCATTGTGACTCTCCTTGGGATGATACTGCACCTCCATTTGTTTAAAATTGATCAGGAATCGTTGCTGATTATTGGTTCGGTTGGACTCCAGATGAACACCTTGTATGCCTCGGGCAGAGAGAGCGTGAGCTTCATCGAGATGAAGAAGGTGAAGGATATTGTGATCAACGAAGCCATTTATATG CAGAAGGTTATCTATTACCTGTGCATACTACTGAACGAACCAGGAAACCCCAGGGGAGTGTCGGCGGTGGTACCAGTGTTCCAG TGGGCTGGAGGGTACGACAGGCACTGGATGCGACTGCAGGAGTTCAGCGTGTATAAAGAGGAAACCAAGCGCTCAATTTCATCCAGAGCGCTGAAGCCAGTTTGTTTCCTGACTCCCAGGCAGCAGTATACTCAAGTGATGAGCTCCGTTTTATTTTTGAAGTGA